From a region of the Ketobacter sp. MCCC 1A13808 genome:
- a CDS encoding FAD binding domain-containing protein yields MRPFTFERANSTQEALRAITKTPHTKFIAGSTNLLDLMKLQIERPDHLVDISHLPLDTIEKTADGGLRIGALVSNTDLSADQRVRQDYGLLSRALLAGASGQLRNKATTGGNLLQRTRCPYFYDTNQPCNKRTPGSGCSALDGFSRSLGIVGVSSSCIATHPSDMAVAMRALDASIEIADSEGTTRTVPIKHFYTLPGTTPDKETVLRFNELITAVVLPKPIGGKHIYHKVRDRSSYAFALVSVGAVLFPDGTGRVAMGGIGSQPWRVEQAEALLPQGAKAVTNRMLLGASTTEHNRFKVNLAERTLAGVIDAARA; encoded by the coding sequence ATGAGACCGTTTACTTTTGAGCGTGCCAATTCAACCCAAGAGGCGCTGCGGGCTATTACGAAAACGCCTCATACCAAATTCATTGCCGGCTCGACTAATCTGCTGGACTTGATGAAGTTGCAAATTGAGCGCCCGGATCACTTGGTCGATATCAGTCATCTTCCTTTGGATACCATTGAAAAAACAGCGGATGGAGGCTTGCGAATCGGAGCCCTGGTAAGTAATACCGATTTGTCCGCTGATCAACGCGTCCGACAGGACTATGGGCTATTATCGCGCGCGTTACTGGCAGGCGCATCCGGGCAGCTGCGTAATAAAGCAACCACCGGAGGCAATTTGCTGCAACGCACCCGGTGCCCGTATTTCTATGACACCAATCAACCTTGTAACAAGCGCACACCGGGCAGCGGCTGCTCCGCACTGGATGGCTTTAGCCGTTCTTTAGGTATTGTCGGAGTCAGTTCATCCTGTATTGCAACGCACCCTAGCGACATGGCGGTCGCGATGCGAGCCCTGGATGCCTCCATTGAAATAGCCGATTCCGAAGGAACTACACGCACAGTACCAATTAAGCATTTTTATACTTTACCCGGCACGACGCCGGATAAAGAAACCGTGTTGCGGTTCAATGAACTGATTACAGCCGTGGTACTCCCCAAACCCATCGGTGGAAAGCACATTTACCACAAAGTCAGAGACCGTTCATCTTATGCCTTTGCCCTGGTATCAGTAGGCGCAGTCCTGTTTCCCGATGGCACCGGCAGGGTGGCTATGGGAGGAATAGGGTCACAGCCCTGGCGGGTTGAGCAGGCCGAGGCGCTGCTTCCACAAGGTGCCAAGGCGGTAACAAACCGGATGTTACTAGGTGCCAGTACCACCGAGCATAACCGTTTCAAAGTCAATCTTGCCGAGCGTACGCTAGCCGGTGTTATCGACGCCGCACGAGCGTAG
- the paoC gene encoding aldehyde oxidoreductase molybdenum-binding subunit PaoC, producing MKFDKPATTNPIDQLSVVGKSTDRIDGPMKTTGTATYAYEHKDLPGKPAYGYILGAAIAKGRIESINLSDAKSASGVRAVVHYQNCGQLGQGDKNTATLLGGPEIEHYHQAIALVVADTFEQARSAAELIDVTYKTEKGAYDLAEIKDSGANVGDGFWGESDTRIGDFDNAFSSAPVKLDQTYTTPDQSHAMMEPHASIAAWQDEKLTLWTSTQMVDWAQKDVAKTLRVPTANVTINSPYVGGGFGGKLFVRADAIMAALGAKAAGVPVKVFLQRPLIFNNTTHRPATIQRLRMGADRSGNILAIGHESWSGNLKDGSPETAVSQTRLLYRGEHRMTQMRLTELNLPEGNAMRAPGEAVGLMALEIAIDELAEKLDMDPIDFRILNDTQVDPEKPERPFSQRQLVQCMQTGAKRFNWHKRNPKPAQIRDGRWRLGMGMAAAIRGAPVENSGARVRLETDATITVETDMTDIGTGTYTILAQTAAEMMGVSLDKVTVKLGASALPVSCGSGGQWGANSSTAGVYAACVKLREKIAVKLGFNPDEVVFSTSLVTAEGRSLPLQAAAIHQPIEAEDTIEFGDLDKQYAIQTFGAHFVEVGVDTYTAEIRIRRMLAVCAAGRILNPKSARSQVIGGMTMSAGAALMEELSVDTGRGYFVNHDLAEYQVPVHADIPHQEVLFLEETDPMSSPMKAKGVGELGICGVGAAIANAIYNATGVRVRDYPITLDKLLTAIPDAG from the coding sequence ATGAAATTTGATAAACCCGCGACAACTAACCCGATAGATCAGCTTAGCGTCGTGGGAAAATCCACGGATCGCATTGACGGACCAATGAAAACAACCGGCACTGCAACATACGCCTATGAACATAAGGACTTACCGGGCAAGCCAGCCTATGGCTACATACTCGGTGCAGCCATTGCCAAAGGCCGGATTGAATCGATTAACCTATCGGACGCCAAATCAGCCTCCGGCGTGCGCGCTGTCGTGCATTATCAAAATTGCGGGCAGTTGGGACAAGGCGATAAGAATACCGCTACCTTACTCGGCGGGCCGGAGATAGAGCACTATCATCAAGCGATCGCTCTTGTTGTCGCAGACACATTCGAGCAGGCCCGATCTGCGGCAGAATTGATTGACGTTACGTATAAAACGGAAAAGGGCGCTTACGATTTGGCTGAAATAAAAGACAGCGGGGCCAATGTCGGAGATGGTTTTTGGGGGGAATCCGACACCCGAATCGGCGATTTCGACAATGCCTTTAGCAGTGCGCCCGTTAAGCTGGATCAAACCTATACTACACCGGATCAGTCCCACGCGATGATGGAACCCCATGCGTCTATCGCAGCATGGCAGGACGAAAAGCTAACGTTATGGACATCCACCCAAATGGTCGACTGGGCGCAAAAGGACGTCGCCAAAACACTGCGCGTTCCCACCGCCAATGTAACAATCAACTCTCCCTATGTGGGGGGCGGGTTCGGTGGAAAACTTTTTGTCCGTGCCGACGCCATTATGGCTGCACTTGGCGCCAAAGCGGCTGGCGTGCCGGTTAAAGTGTTTCTTCAAAGACCGCTAATTTTTAACAACACAACTCATCGACCGGCCACCATTCAGAGGCTTCGCATGGGCGCAGACCGGAGCGGAAATATTTTGGCGATCGGACACGAAAGCTGGTCTGGCAACCTGAAGGATGGCAGCCCCGAAACGGCAGTGTCACAAACGCGGTTGCTGTACCGCGGTGAGCACCGTATGACACAAATGCGTTTAACCGAACTGAACTTGCCGGAAGGGAACGCGATGCGGGCACCGGGAGAAGCGGTCGGCCTGATGGCGCTGGAAATCGCAATCGACGAACTTGCAGAAAAACTCGATATGGATCCGATTGATTTTCGGATCTTGAACGACACGCAGGTTGATCCGGAAAAGCCGGAGCGCCCCTTTTCACAGCGACAGCTGGTCCAGTGCATGCAAACGGGGGCCAAGCGCTTTAACTGGCATAAGCGAAACCCCAAACCCGCCCAAATACGTGACGGGCGATGGCGGTTAGGAATGGGTATGGCAGCGGCTATCCGTGGCGCTCCGGTCGAGAATTCAGGCGCCCGTGTGCGACTTGAAACCGACGCTACCATCACCGTGGAAACAGACATGACCGACATCGGAACGGGTACTTACACGATCCTGGCCCAGACCGCAGCGGAAATGATGGGGGTTTCCCTGGACAAGGTCACGGTAAAACTCGGCGCTTCAGCCTTACCGGTTTCTTGCGGCTCCGGGGGACAATGGGGCGCAAACAGCTCCACCGCAGGCGTGTACGCAGCCTGCGTTAAATTGCGTGAAAAAATCGCCGTCAAGCTGGGTTTCAATCCAGATGAAGTTGTATTCTCGACCTCTTTGGTAACAGCAGAAGGCCGCTCGCTGCCATTACAAGCGGCTGCAATACACCAGCCGATCGAAGCAGAAGACACCATCGAGTTCGGCGACCTCGATAAACAATACGCTATCCAGACTTTCGGAGCGCATTTTGTCGAAGTCGGGGTCGATACCTATACCGCCGAGATTCGCATTCGTCGTATGTTGGCTGTTTGCGCCGCCGGCCGCATACTGAATCCAAAATCCGCGCGCAGTCAGGTAATCGGCGGCATGACCATGTCGGCTGGCGCCGCCCTGATGGAAGAGTTGTCGGTTGATACCGGTCGGGGCTATTTCGTTAACCACGATCTAGCGGAATACCAGGTTCCGGTGCATGCAGATATTCCGCACCAGGAAGTGCTATTCCTGGAGGAAACGGACCCGATGTCATCACCGATGAAGGCCAAAGGGGTAGGGGAGCTTGGAATCTGCGGGGTAGGGGCTGCCATAGCCAATGCGATTTACAACGCAACTGGCGTTCGTGTTCGTGACTATCCAATTACCCTGGATAAGTTGCTTACGGCAATTCCGGATGCAGGCTAA
- a CDS encoding TonB-dependent receptor, with the protein MKKNKDTRRSIRSKPATLNYAVTLATLITPVAVNAAPDEQTPAYKPIEEVVVTARRKDESLEEVPISISAMSGDQLDDRQVKTDADLQIAVPGLTVRQTQGNNSLTYSIRGQTADTFSGSRSAVVTYFNDVPLTIGSSSSLFDLASVQVLKGPQGTLFGRNATGGAVLFNSAKPTDSTEGSLTARVGNFDSRELDGMINVPLIDDTLLLRAAVNSTHKQGYIKNLFNNDDLGDIDRTSGRVSLAWMPNERLDNLLVAQYSTIEGTNTGASYPYSIYDSNCAVLNCSSSFLSNYVDEQKVLGPYKTQHPWTANHEGTDWIISNTTTYDLTDTLTLKNILGVSHSDTDSEQPQLGVPFATIITANIVSGESGNETDTDSISNEIQLQGLSFDGALNWIIGAYIQNDQVDTLWPQTYFESPASALTNSFRIRTQSRAIYGQSTYDLTEWTGINGLRVTTGARYTQEKVQIKQLPEATYTFGAPDQEETFSDPSWDVGLEYQATEELMTYVKTRGSFRSGGFNGAAPPVDAFATGGGNKFESEHVQDVETGLKFNGDVMGRPTIFNLAIYKSWIEDVQRVEFPDPDGPGGLASIAVTANVPETTVQGIELEATTRLNDWLELGLAAAYTDAEFTDGEVNLFGTTYSYGPVGDTPETSGSIYALIDLPVDPALGLLTLRTEVYAQSAQYFSNAAATIAPGTKLPGYELLNARLNWSGIMDSRFSVALYGKNLTNEEYFVGGMTLAAALGHNAAAVGEPRTYGAELNYQF; encoded by the coding sequence ATGAAAAAGAATAAAGACACCCGTCGCTCGATACGCTCCAAACCTGCCACGCTGAATTACGCAGTTACCCTCGCAACATTAATAACGCCGGTGGCCGTTAATGCAGCACCCGATGAACAAACCCCTGCTTATAAGCCGATTGAGGAAGTTGTGGTGACGGCCCGCCGCAAAGATGAAAGCCTGGAAGAAGTACCCATATCAATTTCCGCTATGAGTGGCGATCAGCTCGATGATCGGCAAGTCAAGACCGATGCGGATTTACAAATCGCCGTTCCCGGACTCACCGTTCGTCAAACCCAGGGCAACAACTCACTTACCTATTCGATCCGCGGCCAGACTGCCGATACGTTCAGTGGCTCGCGCTCGGCGGTTGTGACCTATTTTAATGATGTTCCGTTAACCATCGGCAGTTCCTCTTCGTTATTCGACCTTGCATCGGTGCAGGTTTTGAAAGGGCCTCAGGGAACCCTGTTCGGACGCAATGCTACCGGTGGAGCGGTGCTGTTTAATTCCGCTAAGCCCACTGATTCAACCGAAGGATCGTTGACTGCCCGCGTTGGCAATTTCGACTCACGGGAACTGGACGGCATGATCAATGTACCGCTCATCGACGATACACTGTTGCTGCGCGCCGCCGTTAACAGCACCCATAAACAGGGCTATATCAAAAACCTATTCAACAACGATGATCTTGGCGATATTGATCGCACCAGCGGCCGTGTTTCGCTGGCTTGGATGCCCAACGAACGCCTGGATAATTTGTTAGTGGCGCAATATTCCACTATCGAAGGGACCAATACCGGCGCTTCCTATCCATACAGTATCTATGACAGCAATTGCGCCGTATTAAATTGCAGCTCGTCCTTTCTCAGCAACTACGTCGATGAGCAAAAAGTATTGGGACCGTATAAAACCCAGCACCCCTGGACAGCAAATCACGAGGGGACCGATTGGATCATTTCCAACACCACCACCTACGATTTGACTGACACGTTAACACTCAAAAACATTCTGGGTGTATCCCATTCGGATACGGATTCCGAGCAACCGCAGCTTGGGGTTCCATTTGCCACCATCATCACCGCAAACATTGTGTCCGGAGAATCTGGAAACGAAACGGATACAGACTCAATTTCCAATGAAATACAATTGCAGGGCCTCAGTTTTGATGGCGCTCTAAATTGGATAATCGGCGCTTACATTCAAAATGATCAGGTCGATACCTTATGGCCCCAAACCTACTTTGAAAGTCCGGCATCCGCGCTCACCAATTCGTTCCGTATTCGTACTCAAAGCCGAGCAATCTACGGCCAAAGCACCTACGATCTGACCGAGTGGACCGGCATCAACGGGCTTAGGGTAACCACTGGCGCGCGCTACACACAGGAAAAAGTTCAGATAAAACAGCTTCCTGAAGCGACTTACACGTTCGGTGCACCTGACCAGGAAGAAACTTTCAGTGATCCGAGCTGGGATGTGGGACTAGAATATCAAGCCACTGAAGAGCTGATGACGTACGTAAAAACCCGCGGCAGTTTTCGTAGCGGCGGTTTTAACGGCGCCGCTCCCCCGGTAGATGCCTTTGCTACCGGCGGCGGCAACAAATTCGAATCGGAACATGTGCAAGACGTTGAAACCGGATTGAAATTCAACGGCGATGTGATGGGGCGACCCACCATCTTCAACCTGGCCATCTATAAATCCTGGATCGAAGATGTTCAACGTGTCGAGTTTCCTGATCCGGACGGACCGGGCGGTTTGGCGTCCATCGCCGTCACCGCCAATGTTCCTGAAACTACGGTTCAGGGGATCGAACTGGAAGCCACCACGCGCCTGAATGACTGGCTCGAACTCGGTCTGGCAGCCGCCTATACCGACGCGGAGTTTACGGATGGCGAGGTAAACCTGTTTGGCACCACGTACAGTTACGGGCCAGTAGGGGATACGCCGGAAACGTCCGGTTCGATCTATGCACTCATTGATTTGCCGGTGGACCCTGCCTTGGGTTTGTTGACTCTGCGCACCGAAGTCTACGCGCAAAGCGCGCAATACTTTTCCAACGCAGCCGCAACGATCGCCCCCGGCACCAAGCTACCGGGGTATGAATTGCTTAATGCACGCCTGAACTGGAGTGGCATTATGGATAGCCGGTTTTCCGTTGCGCTGTACGGCAAAAATCTAACGAACGAAGAGTACTTTGTGGGAGGTATGACGTTAGCTGCAGCACTGGGTCATAATGCGGCCGCAGTAGGTGAACCTCGCACTTATGGCGCCGAGCTGAACTACCAGTTCTGA
- a CDS encoding PQQ-binding-like beta-propeller repeat protein yields the protein MLTRSARAISACVFMFVVAYLTACGAEQATELVMCDDSVDTQSPILNSGFGFNLENTRNQLSPITAQNVADLELDFVLNAEDTKERRGAPAVTSQTIYYHTPDSVNAVNRETGCVYWTYDAPDTVRSASVTLLDEPSLNQRLVVVGTWNGWVIALDAKAGAEVWRVDVREFDSNMVTGGLQYYNGRLYVPLATKSVIYALLQFSCCESHGSLVALNSADGSEIWRFHGTEEAARVNGSRMSPNGVSIWSTPLLDIARNQIVVGTSQNLTQPSTAMENSVVALDMNNGDVNWVFQATPNDTYNATCDVNRALVDQCDGPDLDWDVGTPILTTTTNGDDVIIAGDKKGSVYQLNALTGAKNWETRLGAGGKLGGIHWGMAVDDTQIYAGVADVTAAKSPLSNIALGNDLMRPSYNVPLIQVPNAMSGLYALNKDSGVVNWEIHDTHFYGSARIDSIYSAAVSVTNDVLFAASLNGIVKAFKTSSGESLWHFDTAVATQDIHGRSGNGGTIEGPGPVIAGNNLLLNSGYNTFGGSNEFQAGPGNALFIFKLK from the coding sequence ATGTTAACTCGGTCTGCGCGCGCTATTAGCGCCTGTGTATTCATGTTCGTCGTAGCGTACCTGACTGCCTGTGGTGCGGAACAGGCAACGGAATTGGTGATGTGCGACGATTCAGTCGATACCCAATCCCCTATCTTGAATAGTGGTTTTGGTTTTAACCTGGAGAATACCCGAAACCAACTGTCCCCGATCACGGCGCAGAACGTAGCTGATCTGGAATTGGATTTTGTGCTTAACGCTGAAGATACGAAGGAGCGGCGCGGAGCCCCGGCCGTTACCAGCCAAACCATCTATTATCACACCCCTGATTCCGTTAATGCAGTGAACCGTGAAACCGGTTGTGTGTATTGGACCTACGATGCCCCCGACACGGTTCGCAGTGCATCGGTAACGCTGTTGGATGAACCCTCACTGAATCAGCGCCTGGTGGTGGTTGGCACCTGGAACGGTTGGGTTATCGCTTTAGATGCGAAAGCCGGAGCTGAGGTTTGGCGGGTGGATGTCAGAGAGTTCGACTCCAACATGGTGACCGGCGGCTTGCAATATTATAACGGGCGCCTGTATGTACCTCTGGCCACAAAATCGGTGATCTATGCTTTATTGCAATTCTCTTGCTGTGAGTCTCATGGTTCCTTGGTTGCGTTGAACTCGGCAGATGGTAGTGAAATATGGCGCTTTCATGGCACCGAGGAAGCCGCTCGTGTCAACGGCAGTCGCATGAGCCCGAATGGGGTATCCATCTGGTCGACTCCCTTGTTGGATATCGCACGCAATCAGATTGTGGTTGGCACCTCACAGAACCTGACACAACCTTCCACCGCCATGGAGAACTCCGTAGTGGCGCTTGATATGAATAACGGCGATGTAAACTGGGTCTTTCAGGCAACACCGAATGACACCTATAACGCCACTTGCGATGTTAACAGAGCGCTGGTCGATCAATGTGATGGGCCGGACCTCGATTGGGACGTGGGCACGCCAATACTCACAACCACAACGAATGGGGATGATGTGATTATTGCCGGTGATAAAAAGGGATCCGTTTATCAATTGAATGCTCTGACCGGTGCAAAGAATTGGGAAACCCGCCTGGGAGCCGGAGGCAAGTTGGGTGGAATCCATTGGGGTATGGCAGTGGATGATACCCAGATTTATGCCGGCGTAGCGGATGTCACCGCTGCTAAATCCCCGTTAAGCAATATTGCACTGGGTAATGATTTAATGCGGCCAAGCTATAACGTACCGCTGATTCAGGTGCCTAACGCGATGTCCGGTTTGTACGCGCTGAATAAGGATAGCGGCGTGGTAAATTGGGAAATTCACGACACCCATTTTTATGGTAGTGCGAGGATAGACAGTATTTATTCGGCGGCAGTGAGTGTCACCAACGATGTCTTGTTCGCTGCTTCGCTAAATGGCATTGTAAAAGCGTTTAAGACTTCCAGCGGTGAATCGCTCTGGCATTTCGATACCGCGGTTGCCACACAGGATATTCACGGACGATCAGGTAACGGTGGCACCATCGAGGGGCCGGGACCGGTTATTGCCGGGAACAATCTGTTGTTGAATTCCGGTTATAACACCTTTGGCGGGAGCAATGAATTTCAGGCAGGGCCGGGTAATGCGCTGTTCATATTTAAATTGAAATAA
- a CDS encoding TetR/AcrR family transcriptional regulator produces MKTPRGPKGGAEIRDTVSHSELGEASISASSMKDARKARTDEALRAAMLTLLEREPLETITIRKICAQAEVHYATFFRHHSSKEALLDHLAKDQINRLIKLALPVNDADGDGPAFQTLCHYVDQHHALWSALLTGGAAGAMREELLNHALMLAAERSPEHPWLPVELATTCNVTLIVETLAWWLKQPREAYAPDTIARMLHRLLDSSGLLEGSDYPRRKK; encoded by the coding sequence ATGAAGACACCACGGGGGCCGAAAGGCGGCGCAGAGATACGCGACACAGTATCGCATAGCGAATTGGGGGAGGCCAGTATTTCAGCGTCATCCATGAAAGACGCGCGCAAGGCTCGTACCGATGAGGCATTGCGGGCCGCCATGCTGACGTTACTGGAGCGTGAGCCCTTGGAGACGATTACGATACGTAAAATTTGCGCTCAGGCAGAGGTGCATTATGCGACTTTTTTCCGTCATCACAGCTCCAAGGAAGCGTTGTTGGATCATTTGGCAAAGGATCAGATTAATCGGCTTATCAAACTGGCTTTACCGGTAAACGATGCCGATGGCGACGGGCCTGCATTTCAAACTCTTTGTCATTACGTAGACCAGCACCACGCATTATGGAGTGCATTACTGACTGGCGGCGCTGCAGGCGCAATGCGAGAGGAACTACTGAATCACGCGCTTATGTTGGCTGCCGAACGCTCCCCGGAACACCCCTGGCTGCCGGTGGAGCTGGCCACAACCTGCAATGTGACGCTGATAGTGGAAACCCTGGCCTGGTGGTTAAAGCAGCCGCGGGAGGCTTATGCACCGGATACGATCGCCCGCATGTTGCATCGTTTACTGGATTCATCCGGGTTGTTGGAAGGATCGGATTACCCACGCCGAAAAAAGTGA
- a CDS encoding dihydrodipicolinate reductase, whose amino-acid sequence MNNSKSPLRIVQWTTGKVAGESIKAILERPNLELVGVYAYSPEKSGQDVGDLIQLGRKLGIKATHDIGELIALNPDCVVYMPLHPNVEHLEQLLRAGINIVSTASFMTGRSYGEEARSRLEQAAQAGNASLFGSGINPGWVDNLTVAASGLCKEVNQVRIVESFNIGLWAGDANQDALGWGRPKGDPNHAKDVEEATGPFADAVEAIAILFDYTLDEVRCDVEFAYATQELDVPGRTVPQGTVAGIMAKWLGISNGLPVIEATVQWVVGDDITPAWDIAMAYLIEINGTPKINMRVEVLPDLTLPMEELMVIGFMFPATPVVNAIPSVVDARAGIVTYADLKPVSSIIAAKPLKTQTTIPLLVAEPEQSPQPVSTGAAAVPLEGRWSVTVKGPTGAQETELVIEQKNGEYSGVQTGQGMSSPILDVKYEGNTLSWINQVTKPMKLKVQFQGIIEGNTMTGKCKAGFMGKYPFTATKMD is encoded by the coding sequence ATGAACAACTCTAAGAGCCCACTTCGCATCGTTCAATGGACCACAGGTAAAGTAGCTGGAGAGTCAATTAAAGCCATTCTGGAGCGCCCGAATCTGGAGTTGGTGGGCGTCTATGCCTACAGCCCGGAAAAATCAGGCCAGGATGTCGGGGATCTAATCCAATTGGGGCGCAAGCTCGGAATAAAAGCGACGCACGATATCGGTGAATTGATCGCACTTAATCCCGACTGTGTTGTTTATATGCCTCTGCATCCGAATGTGGAGCACCTGGAGCAGCTACTGCGCGCCGGAATCAATATCGTCTCCACCGCCAGTTTTATGACTGGACGAAGTTACGGAGAAGAAGCCCGCTCCAGACTAGAACAGGCCGCGCAAGCGGGTAACGCCAGTCTGTTTGGCAGCGGTATCAATCCGGGCTGGGTGGACAATCTGACCGTAGCCGCTTCGGGCCTATGCAAAGAAGTTAACCAGGTGCGTATTGTAGAATCATTCAATATCGGATTATGGGCAGGCGATGCTAACCAGGATGCTCTCGGCTGGGGTCGCCCAAAAGGTGATCCTAATCATGCCAAAGACGTCGAGGAAGCCACAGGACCATTCGCCGATGCCGTGGAAGCAATCGCAATATTGTTTGATTACACACTGGATGAGGTGCGCTGTGATGTTGAATTTGCCTATGCAACCCAAGAGCTGGACGTGCCGGGCCGAACAGTCCCTCAAGGCACTGTAGCCGGAATCATGGCGAAGTGGCTGGGCATATCGAACGGCCTGCCGGTGATAGAAGCAACCGTGCAATGGGTGGTAGGTGACGATATTACACCGGCGTGGGACATCGCAATGGCCTATCTGATTGAAATCAACGGCACGCCTAAAATCAATATGCGAGTAGAAGTGTTGCCGGATCTTACGTTGCCGATGGAGGAGTTGATGGTCATTGGATTTATGTTCCCGGCCACCCCGGTTGTGAACGCAATTCCATCCGTGGTCGACGCCCGTGCGGGGATCGTTACCTATGCGGATCTGAAACCAGTTAGTTCGATCATTGCTGCGAAGCCGTTAAAAACTCAAACCACGATTCCCTTGCTGGTGGCCGAACCGGAGCAATCACCTCAACCGGTATCGACCGGTGCAGCAGCGGTGCCTTTGGAAGGTCGCTGGTCGGTAACGGTAAAAGGTCCCACCGGCGCACAGGAAACAGAATTGGTCATCGAGCAGAAAAACGGGGAATACAGCGGAGTACAAACAGGGCAGGGTATGAGTTCGCCCATTTTGGATGTCAAATACGAAGGCAACACGCTGAGCTGGATCAATCAAGTAACAAAACCGATGAAACTCAAAGTGCAATTTCAGGGAATCATCGAAGGTAATACCATGACCGGTAAATGCAAAGCCGGCTTTATGGGTAAATACCCCTTCACTGCAACAAAGATGGACTGA
- a CDS encoding nuclear transport factor 2 family protein has translation MADDTIDIEAIKLLKSRYFRFLDTQDWDSFRCLFTDDFVSDTKPSGGKVIHGADEFVSFVKSTLANCTTVHHGLTPEINITSLNTATGIWAMEDLVRMPGLIDLQGFGHYQEEYKKVNNQWCIHYSKLTRLRMDFRFLCFRIKLPQFLLHYWQAR, from the coding sequence ATGGCCGACGACACAATTGATATAGAAGCAATCAAATTACTGAAGTCGCGCTACTTTCGATTTCTTGATACCCAGGACTGGGATTCGTTTCGTTGTCTGTTCACCGACGATTTTGTCAGTGACACGAAACCATCGGGTGGCAAAGTGATTCACGGCGCGGACGAGTTTGTCTCATTCGTAAAATCAACACTGGCGAACTGCACAACCGTTCATCATGGCTTAACACCGGAAATCAATATTACATCGCTCAACACTGCAACGGGCATCTGGGCAATGGAGGATCTTGTCCGCATGCCAGGGTTAATCGATCTACAGGGCTTTGGTCATTATCAGGAAGAATACAAAAAAGTAAACAATCAATGGTGCATACACTATTCAAAACTGACCCGCTTGCGAATGGACTTTAGATTCCTTTGCTTTCGGATTAAGCTTCCGCAATTCCTACTGCATTATTGGCAGGCTCGTTGA